In Haliotis asinina isolate JCU_RB_2024 chromosome 15, JCU_Hal_asi_v2, whole genome shotgun sequence, the sequence TAGTAACACACATTTTGTGAGACGTGTCACGGTCCGGTGGCGATACACGTCAGTGGGGGGTGGGGGAATATGCCTGCTTATTTACACGCAACTGACGTCCGACATCGATCAGCTTGTATGAATTCCATCCAACTGATTGAGGTGCTCTTTGCATATCAGGAAATATTTATAAACTAAGATATCATGAGAGTTAGGCGTATATCAGATGGTTGACTAATGAATAATGCTACAGTAAGTACTGCGTCAGCTTGTGTTGATCAATGctgttgttaaacaacttttatcctaagttgataATGTTCTGAGACATAAATCTTCAACTGGCaatgtaaaattatgaggatttacAATCATAATTTCACGTTATGTGgtgtacttttttgtttaaagttaaATTCATCAGTACGTTTTCACTGGAAACAGACTACACATATCAATTTAAGACCTTGACCCAAATGTGTTCAGGTGCAACGACGGTGTGTTATTTGCATAATCAAGTAATACAAACGGTGGTAAGATAGATGAACAAGATATGGAAACACATCGATATATTTCTCCATGGAGACTCAGCACGCCTGGAGTTCCCAGTGGGAAGACATGAGGTGTTTATAGCTTTACAGGAAGACACTATCACACTGTCACTTCCGCTTTCAGGACATCTCACTGAATATCTGTATTCTGAGTACTCTGTTACATACGTTTCAGTTTGACCTGTTCTATTGAATATAAAGTAATATTGCAATGAGTCCTGTGCAGCCTGCCCCTGCTGTCGGACACAGATTTAAATTACTCAACTGGTGGCGACGTTTGAGAAAGCTTCTGTCATGAAAATACAGTGATTTTCCAGTCAGGAAAATCAGGACTCTAGACTGCAATTTACTCCAGCTAGCCTTTCAGTCTGTAACCTGTGTTATTGTGTGCTTTAGACGTTCACGTCCAATGGAATGTTCTGTTGGATAGTCGAGACTGGTTGTTTTCTTGCATTGACGATACCGTTACTTGAAATGGGTCCATGTCTTTGTTGACTGGAGAGTGCTTCACCATATGTTCAACAGCAATTATTAGTTGTACGACGTGAATTATCAGATATGCATTACTGTATAAGAACGAGTGACTATGACTGCATAACATGGAATATTAATGACTATGTGACAAAGAGTATCCATGACTGTGTGACAAAGAGTATCCATGACTGTATGACAAAGAGCATCCATGACTGTATGACAAAGAGGATCCATGGCTGTATGACAAAGGGTATTCATGGCTGTATGACAAAGAGTATACATGACTGTATGACAAAGGGTATCCATGACTGTATGACAAAGAGTATCCATGACTGTATGACAAAGTGTATCCATGACTGTATGACAAAGAGGATCCATGGCTGTATGACAATGAGTATCCATGACTGTATGACAAAGAGTATCCATGACTGTATGACAAAGAGGATCCATGGCTGTATGGCGAAGGGTATCCATGGCTGTATGACAAAGAGTATCCATGACTGTATGACAAAGGGTATCCATGACTGTATGACAAAGAGAGTAGATCACTGTATGACAAAGGGTATCCATGACTGTATGACAAAGAGTATTCATGACTGTATGACAAAGAGTATCCATGACTGTATGACAAAGAGGATCCATGGCTGTATGACAAAGGGTACCCATGGCTGTATGACAAAGAGTATCATGACTGTATGACAAAGAGTATCCATGACTGTATGACAAAGAGTATCCATGACTGTATGACAAGGAGAGTAGATCACTGTATGACAATGGGTATCCATGACTGTATGACAAAGAGTATTCATGACTGTATGACAAAGAGTATCCATGACTGTATGACAAAGAGGATCATGGCTGTATGACAAAGGGTATCCATGACAGTATGAGAAAGAGTATCCATGACTGTATGACAAAGGGTATCCATGACTGTATGACAAAGAGTATCCATGACTGTATGACAAAGAGTATCCATGGCTGTATGACAAAGGGTATCCATGACTGTATGTCAAAGAGCATCCATGAATGTATGACAAAGGGTATCATGACTGTATGACAAAGAGTATCCATGACTGTATGACAAAGAGTATCCATGACTTTATGACAAAGGGTATCCATGACAGTATGAGAAAGAGTATCCATGACTGTATGACAAAGGGTATCCATGACTGTATGACAAAGAGTATCCATGACTGTATGACAAAGAGGATCCATGGCTGTATGACAAAGGGTATCCATGGCTGTATGACAAAGAGTATCCATGACTATATGACAAAGGGTATCCATGACTGTATGACAAAGAGTATCCATGACTATATGACAAAGAGAGTAGATCACTGTATGACAATGGGTATCCATGACTGTATGACAAAGAGTGTAGATAACTGTATGACAAAGGGTATCCATGACTGTATGACAAAGAGCGTCCATGACTGTATGACAAAGAGTGTCCATGGATGTATGACAAAGAGCGTCCATGGATGTATGACACTGCCATAAAGGACTACTTCTTCATGACATCTACCAATCTTGCGGCGTTTACTGCAGGTCATCAGTTACAACTGCTCAAATCGATATCTTTCATCGCTCAAAATATTTGCTGATGCATCAGTTTAGGATTTCTCTCGTACTAACTTGTAAATGCGTCCAGCTAATCAGACTGCAGACTTCCCGTGTCCTCAAAGagtggggcgatggggtagcctttgTTAAGGCGTTCGAACAGAGATTTTTCGGCGAgattgtttgagtgagtgagtcggacttgagtgagtgagttcgcggttgtgagtgtgtgtgtacatagTTAACTGATGTGTAAAAATGCATTGTGTCCATTACCAACGTTGATATAAGCCGCTATCTCAACTGTACAGAGTTGGTCTGACCTATGTCCGTTGTCCACACCGTAAGTAAAGGGAGAAAACACGTGTTCGTCGATATCGCCACCCTCGGACCATGATGCGTCCTAAATGGTACATGACTCTGTCATGGAACCAACTCTGTCCCAGAATTCCTGTAACGACACTGAAATAAGGTACAGGCTCAATGTGTACATTCTAGCAACAGAGATCTTTTGACTGACCTTATTAATGTGTTTCGCTTCTTAGTGAACTTTGCAACTGTCATGCTTTACATCTTTCAAACCTGATGCATCATATATCCAAATGACACATCGGTACTTGTGACCGATACTACGTTAATAAGATTTAGATTTTACGTACGCTTCGTTTAATACTCACATAAAACAATCTTTGTGAAGGTTCTTTTCTTACTGTCTTTCACAATGTTAAAGTGTTATTAATGAACACAATTATGTGGGAATGCAGTTTAAGAGTCTGCTGTTCACAAGTAGTTAGGTATCTGGAAATAAAGTACACAACCGAGTGGTATGTCTGACTACTCTCAAACACATCACCATCATCCTTAGACGTATTCGCGCAAAGCTAAGCGGGTTTTGTCCCAGCGTTGCTAAGCTAACCCATTCATGTATATGTTATACTGTATACCGTGTACAGTATTTTTATAGCTAGTTTAAAACTCAAATCAGAGGTACCCTTGTTGTACCGTTATTTAAGCTGAAAGTCAAAATGTATTTGCCATTGTTGTAGGAATTGTGTTCCCGTCACCATATGACTGACACGTTGACGATGCGTTAGTACATTTCAATTCCCTCACTAACTTGACTTGAGAAGATATAGTCTTTGATTCCTGTATACCTAACTCTCCGATCCTTGCCCAGCGTTCTAAATGTTATTGACGTCACGTCTGGCAGAGCCAGACCGCCATTGCCATGCAGCGGCTAGACACACCTACGTTACAGTTGTAGTTGGCACAGTTATTTACAGTTATTTACAGTGACCGAACAGCCCTTTCGCGCTGACAGTAGGAAATTGTGAGCCTTAAGAAATATCGAACACACCTTCTAGGTTATCACATGAATATGTTGCCTTACTTTTAATACTTATCTTGACATGATTCAAACTTCGAGTACAATGTCCATGTTTTACATGGAAAAATGGATATGCTTATGGTAAGCAGTAAGGAATGACACCAATTGATCAAGAGGGTGTCAGCAAACAGAATTCATTCATTAATAAAAACGGCGTGACCTTGGGAGGAAATCGAGTCCATGTTAATTCTGTCGCACTGGTTTTTGGACGCCGTCAATAATCAAGAGTATTGCAAAGATATCACTTTCGTTCCTGGAAACTTTCTTCCTGGATTATTTTTAGGTCGTTGTTTGTCTGTAGAGTATGATGGTAATGCCCTGTCGAGGCCTTAAATAAcatcaatgtttgtttgtaaCTTAGCCttacactcggcaatattccagccatatggtagttgtcggtaaataatcatgtctgaacCAGTGTCTGGACCAGTGTCTGGACCAGTGTCTGATCCAGTGTCTGGACCAGTGTCTGGACCAGTGTCTGATCCAGTGTCTGGACCAGTGTCTGGACCAGTGTCTGATCCAGTGTCTGATCCAGTGTCTGATCCAGTGTCTGGACCAGTGTCTGCACCAGTGTCTGGACCAGTGTCTGATCCAGTGTCTGGACCAGTGTCTGGACCGGTGTCTGGACCAGTGTCTGGACCAGTGTCTAATCCAGTGTCTGGACCAGTGTCTGGACCAGTGTCTGGACCAGTGTCTGATCCAGTGTCTGGACCAGTGTCTGGACCAGTGTCTGGACCAGTGTCTGGACCAGTGTCTGATCCAGTGTCTGGACCAGTGTCTGGACCAGTGTCTGGACCAGTGTCTGGACCAGTGTCTGATCCAGTGTCTGGACCAGTGTCTGGACCAGTGTCTGATCCAGTGTCTGGACCAGTGTCTGGACCagtgtctggaccagtgatccatcatgagcatcgatcgcaacagttgtgatacgatgacatatgtcaaaccagtcagcgagcttgaccacccgatcccgttagtctccttgTACAGGTAGCAACGGAGCTGTAGTTGCAACAAAAAAAATCGTTGTGGTTTTACTATGTTTTTTAGGGTGTTATGCAATAAAACAGTACATTTTTTCATAAATTAATTCTGTGACAGTTTCCCCCCTAAATATTAGTATTAGTAACTAATGGAAGAATCCAATTCTTCTCTCGCCCAAATTGACGTCTAAATGATAGTTTAGATAGATAGTTTAGAtctgtatatataatatataatttttatttGTATATAAGGCCATTCGACCTACAGTACAAAATAGTGCATGGTATAGATGCGTTACGCGGTATGTATATAATATGTGTCAAAGAGGCAAATTTTACTAGCAGTATTTCGGAGACTACACTTGTTATAGATACACAACAAGGCTGTTAGTCATGTTACATATCTGAGTACATAGGATGGAGATAAAGTGACCGGTTATATATAATATGAGCATCACCTTCGACAGCTTCACATTGCTTACATAATGTAACACTAACACAGAcatttttctgatcaactgagtatcaaatatatcacaaaccACCACCCCCCCAAACATAGGTTTATATAGGATGGTACATCATATAGCTGAGGTAACAGATGTGTACACGcgtcactagtgttttgatggctaattaatcaattcacaccaaatgcTTTCCaatagattaagaatgaaatcaccTAGTCGTGCGGTAAACAGTATTGACGTGacacacatgcacgttgcacaCATCTCTCCGTCCGGacaactggatcatttttcattGGAAATTTCTGGGAATTTCATTGGAAATCTCTGAAAATTCGCCGTCCGGGACCGGAAGCGAGGTCCGGTTAaccgagtacaattaatgaacgtaagtttcgtttcacataaaatcgtccggaaggcggggtttccggatatgtggggtccgagtaAACGGGGTGCGACTGTCCATACCATAAGTCAAGGAGACCATTCTGTTAACAATGTGTCAcagaataaacatatttcaaatgtttcgcAGAGTTGTTAATGTATTAAATATCCGAGAAGTATACCAAGACTTCAGGTGAAGACATATTTCCCACTTGATGACTTTAGAATTATACATCAACAACATTTTCACTGACAGTATCCAGACCTTATCTGGTGTAACTGAGTACCGAGTATTTTACACCCTGGTCTAACCACTGCAAGCATATGAAATGATATATAGGATGGGTGAATTTCCAGATGGGTATACAAAATGGGTAGAAAAAACGATTGTACTAACACTGCTATGCTGAGTAAACATATTTCCAATATTTCACAAGGTTGTTTATTATATTGGTATCTGAGGATGTACAGAGATTTTGAATCGAAATAAAATGCAGCGTAGTATCAGAAGAGGCTGTAAAATAACCTGTTTACAACTGCTGTTGTCATCGGGGAGGAGAAAATGTTCATAATCACATCAAATCCAacaatcatgagtgagtgagttagtgagtatgtttagttttacgccgcactcagcaatattccagctatgtggcggcggtctgtaaataatcgagtctctagacaatccagtgatcaacaacatgagcatcgtgtcaacaaagtcagcgaaactgaccacccgatcccgttagtcgcctcttacgacaagaaaaGTCACcctgtatggcaagcatgggttgcggaaggcctactctaccccgggtagaccttcacgagTCAAATCCAACAATAAACGTATTGATAATTTTTCATATCTGTGTCTATATACCTCCAgtttgaatgtgtgtgtgtgtgtgtgtgtgtgtgtgcgttcgtacgtgcgtgcctgcgtgcgttcgttcgtgagtgtgtgtgcgtgcttgcgtgcgcatgtgtgtgtgtgtgtataggtggCGGGGTGGTAGGGGTGGTGTGTGCATGAATTTAACGCATGCAGTTgcaccgttcataatttatgactGGGGGTATTGTGCTTTGTTCTGGGGCCGTAAAGGGGGTGAGAcggtcatcaattttgtacacatgttctggAATTCATTGATGTTGTACAAGCAAGCAGGGAGTAGAGGGCACTTTGTGTATTAATTTGTTGGGAGGGGAAGGTCATTCGCATTGTGCATGGAACGCCATGAAAATCATCATCAACCCCTAGCTATAAATT encodes:
- the LOC137266196 gene encoding uncharacterized protein, whose protein sequence is MDMLMCLDQCLDQCLIQCLDQCLDQCLIQCLDQCLDQCLIQCLIQCLIQCLDQCLHQCLDQCLIQCLDQCLDRCLDQCLDQCLIQCLDQCLDQCLDQCLIQCLDQCLDQCLDQCLDQCLIQCLDQCLDQCLDQCLDQCLIQCLDQCLDQCLIQCLDQCLDQCLDQ